The following coding sequences lie in one Arachis stenosperma cultivar V10309 chromosome 5, arast.V10309.gnm1.PFL2, whole genome shotgun sequence genomic window:
- the LOC130980837 gene encoding uncharacterized protein LOC130980837 → MEKMMKQQELTSKNHEASMRNLEWQIGQLSKQAVIERPTSSLPSDTISNPKEECKAIQLRSGRILVNNKETNKKPMENDKIPTEKREASNEEEDEAALNKKAQEKLKEKDDQPQNLRKGKQVIEEPSQEQRQGVKAHTPPLPYLQRFNKETKDQHFPKFLEVFKKLEINIPLAEALEQMPLYAKFLKELINKKRSWHEKETIMLTEECSAVIQRGIPSKLKDPESFFLPCTIGSLTIDKALYDLRASINLILYSMMRRLCIEEAKPTQMSLELVDKLLVFSRGVIEILLVQVGTFIFPVDFVILDLGEEGSDSIILGKPFLATARAIIHVEQGEMTLRIHDESITLNVFPEAQHNDEKEKCMEVDKEGLQWKEETNKTLINSLP, encoded by the coding sequence ATGGAAAAGATGATGAAGCAGCAGGAACTAACAAGCAAGAATCATGAAGCCTCAATGAGAAACTTAGAATGGCAAATTGGACAACTGTCTAAGCAAGCTGTGATTGAAAGGCCAACAAGCTCACTTCCAAGTGACACCATTTCGAATCCTAAAGAGGAATGCAAAGCtattcaattaaggagtggaagaaTCTTGGTGAATAACAAAGAAACCAACAAAAAGCCTATGGAGAATGACAAGATACCAACTGAGAAAAGGGAAGCCAGCAACGAAGAAGAGGATGAAGCTGCACTTAACAAGAAGGCTCAAGAGAAGCTTAAAGAGAAGGATGACCAGCCACAAAATTTAAGGAAAGGGAAGCAAGTAATAGAGGAACCATCTCAAGAACAAAGACAAGGAGTGAAGGCTCACACACCTCCATTGCCATATCTCCAAAGGTTCAACAAGGAAACCAAGGATCAACACTTCCCCAAATTCCTTGAAGTCTTCAAGAAGTTAGAGATTAATATTCCCCTGGCTGAAGCATTAGAACAGATGCCTCTATATGCAAAGTTCTTGAAAGAGCTTATCAATAAAAAGAGAAGTTGGCATGAGAAGGAAACCATTATGCttactgaagaatgcagtgctgTGATTCAAAGGGGTATCCCATCAAAGCTCAAGGATCCTGAGAGCTTCTTCTTGCCTTGCACCATTGGTAGTCTAACCATTGATAAGGCACTATATGACTtaagagcaagcatcaatctaattcTCTACTCTATGATGAGAAGGTTATGCATAGAGGAGGCAAAGCCCACACAAATGTCACTGGAGCTTGTGGACAAATTATTAGTATTTTCCAGAGGAGTGATTGAAATTCTTCTGGTCCAAGTAGGGACATTTATATTCCCAGTagactttgtgatcctggatCTAGGAGAAGAAGGTAGTGACTCTATTATTTTAGGAAAACCCTTCTTGGCCACAGCAAGAGCCATCATACATGTTGAACAAGGAGAGATGACTCTAAGGATACATGATGAAAGCATTACTCTGAATGTCTTTCCAGAAGCACAGCATAATGATGAAAAGGAAAAATGCATGGAGGTTGACAAAGAAGGCTTGCAGTGGAAGGAAGAAACCAACAAGACACTCATTAATTCTCTTCCATAG